GTGCACATTGCGGCGCCCGGCGAGGCGGGAAGCTTCCTGCTGGCCGACCTGCCCAGCGGCGAGCTTGCGCCGATTGGCGAGGTGCGCCCGGAAATCGCGGATGCGGGCCTGGTCAGCACGCGCCGCCTGATCACCTACCGCACGCGCGACGGGGCCACGCTGGAGGCCATCATCACCGATCCGCCAGGCGCCGCGCCGGGCGAAGTGCGCCCGCTCGTGCTGCTGCCTCATGGCGGCCCGGCGAGCCAGGACCATCTGGGCGATGACTATATCGCGGGCTTCATCGCCGCGCTGGGCTATCGCGTGGCCCAGCCCAATTTCCGCGGCTCGGAGGGCTATGGCCGCGCGTTCGAACGGGCCGGATGGGGCGAATGGGGCGGCCGCATGCAGGACGACGTCACCGACGTTCTGACCCATCTTGTTGCCGAGGGCGCCGCTGACCCGCAGCGGGTGTGCATCGCGGGAGCCAGCTATGGCGGGTATGCGGCGCTTGCGGGGGCCGCCTTTACGCCAGACCTCTACCGCTGTGCGGCGGCCATCGCGCCGGTCACCGATCTGTGGGTATTCGCCGGCGATATCGGCGCGCGCAGCAGCCGCCGCAGCCGCGAGCGCGACTACTGGCGCGATTCCATTGACGATCCGACGCGCGAGCGCGCCACGCTTGAAGCGCGCTCGCCTGCCCGCCATGCCTCACAGGTGCAGGCGCCGGTCCTCTTGATCCATCCGGTAGAGGACACCGTGGTGCCTATCAGCCAGAGCGAGCTGATGCATCGCGCCCTCGCCGGCGCCGGCAAGGATGTGCGCCTGGTGCGGCTGGACGGCGAGGACCACTGGCTGAGCCTGCCCGAAACCCGCATCGCCATGCTTGAGGAGCTGGGCGTGTTCCTGACCACCCATATGAGTGCCCCGTAAGGGGTCAGCCTTCGGCGAGGAACCGCTCGCTCAGGGTCCACAACCGCTCTGCGAGCTCGGGGTCGACGGCATAGGGACGCACGCCTGACCAGCCGCGTTCCTGCGCCGGCTCGGCGATATTGCAGTCCTCGCAATAGGCGCCGCCGCGCCCGGTCAGCAGGGGCGACACCGCCGCCCACGCCGTGGTCGCGGCGCCCTCCTCCACCGACTTGAAGCGCGCATTCACCGACCCGTCCGCTTCGATCCAGCCGAGCGCACGCATCTCCGCCTGGTCCATATCGCGCTGCAGGCCGGTCATGATGCCGCCGGGATGGACCGAAAACGCCTCCACCCCCTGCCCGGCGTGCCGTGCATTGAATCCCAGCGCAAACAGGGCGTTGGCGGTCTTGGATTGGCCATAGGCGGTCCACTTCTCATAGTCGCGCTTGGTAAAGTCCGGATCATCGAAATCTACTTGCGACACCATGTGGGCCACCGAAGACAGCATGACCAGGCGCGCGCCCGGACGCCCCGCCATCAGAGCGCCGAGCCCGTTGGCCAGCACAAAATGACCCAGATGATTGGTGGCGAACTGCAGCTCGCGCCCGGCCGGCGTGCGCTGTTCGGGGCAGGCCATGATGCCGGCATTGCAGATCAGAAGGTCCAGCGCCTCGACACGCTCGCGCACCACATCCGCGCAGCCTGCAGCGCTCGCCGGATCGGCCAGATCCAGCGCCAGCACCTCTACTCGCTCAAAGCCGGCCAGCGCCGCCTTGGCCCGGGCCGCATCGCGCGCCGGGACCAGCACACGCGCTCCGGCCCCGACGAGCGCGCGCACCGTCTCCAGCCCGATCCCGGAATAGCCGCCGGTGACCAGCGCCGTGCGACCGGTCAGGTCGTGACCATTCATCACCTGCGCGGCGGTGGAGCGGGCGCCGAACGGGCTGTCGACGCGGCGCTGGTTTTCGATGGACATGAGAGAGCTCCAATGGATGTTACAAACTTTCCGACGGCCAAAGTGCGCCGGTCAGGCTCGATTGCCAACCCGCCGCTTGACGCCATTCTTGCCCGCGACTATCACCCCGCCCGCTCCCGCTTCGTGCGGAGGAGGACCCTGACGATGAACACGACCCGCCAGAGCTGACTTCGCGCCGCGCTTCAACGCGCAGCCCTGTAGCGCCGGAGCTTCCGGCGCGCCTCTTCGCGGATTTTTCATCATGACATCACTCAACCATCGCATCGCGCTGGTGACCGGCGCTGGCCGGGGCATTGGCGAAGCCATCGCGCGCGCTTTTCATCGCGAAGGCGCCCATGTCCTCATCACCGACATCGACGCCGACAGCGCCAACGCGCTCGCCGCAGAGCTGGGCGCGCGGGCCGAGAGCCTGCCCCTGGACGTGGGTGCGGAAGACGACTGGCGCGCGGCGCAGGCGCATGTCCGCACCCGCCATGGCGGGCTGGACGTTCTGGTCAATAATGCGGGCATCACGGGATTTCTGGAGACCGAAGGTCCCCATGATCCCGAGCACTTTCAGCTGGCCAGCTGGCGGGCGGTGCACCGGGTCAATCTGGACGGGCTGGCGCTGGGCTGCCGCGCCGCCATCGCGCTGATGAAGGGCCGGCGCGCCGGGTCCATCATCAATCTCTCCTCACGCTCAGGCGTGGTGGGGATACCGGGCGCGGCGGCCTACGCCTCGTCCAAGGCGGCGGTGCGCAACCATACCCGCACCGTGGCGCTTTACTGCGCGCAGCAGGGCTATCCCATACGCTGCAACGCGCTCCTGCCCGCGGCCATCCTGACCCCGATGTGGGACGCCATGCTCGGCGACGGCCCGCAGCGCGACACGATTCTGAACGACATCGCGAGCGGCGTGCCCATGGGCCGGTTCGGCACGCCGCAGGAAGTCGCCGAGGCGGCGGTGTTCCTGGCGGGCGACGCGTCGAGCTATATGACGGGCGCCGGCCTCGATCTCGACGGCGGGATACTGGCGGGCGCGGAGGCGGCGCCGGGGCGGCGGGGGTGAGGGATCAGGCGGGTGAAGGGGGGTCGGGAAGCTCGAAGAGTGTGGCTACCAGTTGAGCCATCCGCAGGAGCGTCCCTGATCCTACTTTTCCCGCTAGCTTCGCGTGTCTTGCGCGGGGGTCAACCGTGCGGATTTGGTCGCACAACACCCACCCATGCACCGGCGCCTCATCGGTCAGTGCGGTCTTGAATGGCCAAGGCTTTGGATTTGTCGTCACCGGACAGACCAGCACAAAGCTAGAAGCAGCGTTGTATTGACGGGTCGATATCACCACAGCGGGGCGCCGCCCGCTTTGCCCATGGCCAAACGCAGGATCAAACTCCAGCCAGATCACGTCGCCACGGTCGAAAACCGCTGGCGCGCTCACCAGATTTCTCGTCCCGCTAGCGGTCCCCATTCCATCAGTTCGGGTGGCTCCTTGTCAGCCATCGCCGCAAATATCGCCTCTCGATCCAGGGGTGGCCGCGCGGGGGTTAGAATGACCTTTCCATCCTGCACACTCAGTTCCACCGCATCGCCGACAGCGAGGCGCGTACGATCAAGAATGTCCTTGGGTATCCGCAGCCCGGCTGACTGCCCCCACTTTCCAATCAAAGCTTTCATGGTCGCCTCACGAATTGATATCTTAAAAATATCATAGATGCTTGCACGACGCCAACACTCGCTACCCGACGCACACCCTG
The window above is part of the Hyphomonadaceae bacterium ML37 genome. Proteins encoded here:
- a CDS encoding SDR family oxidoreductase, giving the protein MTSLNHRIALVTGAGRGIGEAIARAFHREGAHVLITDIDADSANALAAELGARAESLPLDVGAEDDWRAAQAHVRTRHGGLDVLVNNAGITGFLETEGPHDPEHFQLASWRAVHRVNLDGLALGCRAAIALMKGRRAGSIINLSSRSGVVGIPGAAAYASSKAAVRNHTRTVALYCAQQGYPIRCNALLPAAILTPMWDAMLGDGPQRDTILNDIASGVPMGRFGTPQEVAEAAVFLAGDASSYMTGAGLDLDGGILAGAEAAPGRRG
- a CDS encoding oxidoreductase, with the protein product MSIENQRRVDSPFGARSTAAQVMNGHDLTGRTALVTGGYSGIGLETVRALVGAGARVLVPARDAARAKAALAGFERVEVLALDLADPASAAGCADVVRERVEALDLLICNAGIMACPEQRTPAGRELQFATNHLGHFVLANGLGALMAGRPGARLVMLSSVAHMVSQVDFDDPDFTKRDYEKWTAYGQSKTANALFALGFNARHAGQGVEAFSVHPGGIMTGLQRDMDQAEMRALGWIEADGSVNARFKSVEEGAATTAWAAVSPLLTGRGGAYCEDCNIAEPAQERGWSGVRPYAVDPELAERLWTLSERFLAEG
- a CDS encoding AbrB/MazE/SpoVT family DNA-binding domain-containing protein, which translates into the protein MKALIGKWGQSAGLRIPKDILDRTRLAVGDAVELSVQDGKVILTPARPPLDREAIFAAMADKEPPELMEWGPLAGREIW